In the genome of Shewanella glacialimarina, one region contains:
- a CDS encoding 1-acyl-sn-glycerol-3-phosphate acyltransferase: MFNRFCSWSLTKLGWQFDGHINHNQSCVIIVGPHTSNWDFVVGILARGALNTPIHFLGKHQLFVPPWGWIFKAMGGSPVDRRKHNNLVDSAVQLFNQNPNYKLALAPEGTRSPVKRWKSGFYHIALQAGVDIVPVGLDFNSKKIIITTALKPTGAIELEINQLMAFYRTINGRHAKTIPVYQK; encoded by the coding sequence CACCAAGCTTGGCTGGCAGTTTGATGGCCATATAAATCATAACCAATCATGTGTCATTATCGTTGGCCCGCACACGAGCAATTGGGACTTTGTTGTTGGTATTCTGGCGCGCGGTGCATTAAACACCCCAATCCATTTTTTAGGTAAACATCAATTGTTTGTTCCGCCTTGGGGCTGGATATTTAAAGCAATGGGTGGCAGCCCGGTAGACAGACGTAAACACAACAACTTGGTTGATTCTGCGGTACAGCTATTTAATCAAAATCCAAATTACAAACTTGCATTAGCACCGGAAGGTACTCGCAGTCCTGTTAAACGCTGGAAAAGTGGTTTTTATCATATCGCCCTGCAAGCAGGTGTTGATATTGTGCCGGTAGGCTTAGATTTTAATAGTAAGAAAATAATTATCACCACAGCATTAAAACCAACCGGGGCGATAGAGTTAGAAATAAATCAATTGATGGCTTTTTACCGCACCATTAATGGCCGTCACGCTAAAACCATTCCAGTTTATCAAAAGTAA